One genomic region from Kamptonema formosum PCC 6407 encodes:
- the nusB gene encoding transcription antitermination factor NusB → MKKARETAREVALLGISQLPANPERLEAQQLQDVVLAAVRTLAGEVQDAIETAAAEVQRGSDRLLASEIRAPDLQTARTMVHEAIELTQTAINRLGIALELPETIHLANQEDVRIYALKILGTVSANRPAIDELLSAALVDWQIDRLPRIDRDIMRIAVAEIMFLDLPEQVGINEAIELAKRYSGDEGYRFINGVLRRAVEKIKPESSLA, encoded by the coding sequence ATGAAAAAAGCCCGCGAAACGGCGCGTGAAGTGGCACTTCTTGGTATTAGCCAACTACCCGCAAATCCAGAACGCTTAGAAGCGCAACAATTACAAGATGTGGTATTAGCGGCTGTCCGCACCCTGGCGGGGGAAGTCCAAGATGCGATCGAAACAGCCGCCGCCGAAGTGCAACGGGGTAGCGATCGCCTCCTGGCCAGTGAAATCCGTGCCCCTGACTTGCAGACTGCCAGGACAATGGTACACGAAGCCATAGAACTGACCCAAACGGCCATTAATCGCTTAGGTATAGCCCTAGAATTGCCAGAAACAATCCATCTAGCCAACCAAGAGGATGTTCGCATCTATGCCTTAAAGATCCTGGGTACAGTAAGCGCTAACCGCCCTGCAATTGATGAATTGCTGAGTGCGGCGCTGGTAGATTGGCAAATAGATCGCTTACCTCGAATTGACAGAGATATCATGCGGATCGCTGTGGCTGAAATCATGTTTCTCGACCTTCCCGAACAGGTAGGGATTAACGAAGCTATAGAATTGGCTAAACGCTACAGCGGTGATGAGGGATACCGGTTCATTAATGGAGTGCTGCGGCGGGCTGTGGAGAAAATTAAGCCAGAATCGAGCTTAGCTTAG
- a CDS encoding DUF502 domain-containing protein: protein MFQRFKQDLKNDLIAGLLVVIPLATTIWLTITIASWVINFLTKVPNQINPFDGLHPLLVNLLNFLVGLAVPLLSILLIGLMARNIAGRWLLDFGERLLQAIPLAGSVYKTLKQLLETILKSNDKFRRVILVEYPRRGIWALGFVTNTVSAEIESHLQGTMISIFVPTTPNPTTGWYAIVPENEVITLSMSVEDAFKVIISGGIVNPTVSIPVPLANIPGKKLEPLLSESRLQPVPVEEDC from the coding sequence ATGTTCCAACGCTTCAAGCAGGACTTAAAAAATGACCTGATTGCAGGTCTGTTGGTAGTGATCCCCTTAGCTACCACAATTTGGCTGACGATTACTATTGCTAGTTGGGTCATTAATTTTCTTACCAAAGTTCCCAACCAGATCAATCCCTTTGACGGACTCCACCCACTGTTAGTAAATCTACTGAATTTCTTGGTAGGTCTTGCTGTCCCCCTGCTGAGCATCTTACTAATCGGTTTGATGGCTCGCAATATTGCGGGGCGATGGCTGCTAGATTTTGGTGAAAGGCTATTACAGGCGATACCTCTAGCCGGCTCGGTTTACAAAACCCTCAAGCAGCTTCTAGAAACTATCCTCAAGTCTAATGATAAATTTCGCCGCGTAATATTGGTAGAGTATCCTCGACGAGGGATTTGGGCCTTGGGTTTTGTCACGAATACGGTAAGCGCCGAGATTGAGTCTCACCTACAAGGCACTATGATTAGTATTTTCGTCCCTACTACACCCAATCCTACTACTGGCTGGTACGCGATCGTCCCAGAAAATGAAGTGATTACTCTCTCTATGTCTGTTGAAGATGCTTTTAAGGTAATAATATCTGGCGGTATTGTTAATCCTACTGTCTCTATTCCTGTACCATTAGCAAATATCCCAGGCAAAAAGCTAGAACCCTTACTTTCTGAAAGTAGGTTACAACCTGTTCCTGTAGAAGAAGATTGTTAA
- the ald gene encoding alanine dehydrogenase, whose translation MEIGVPKEIKDQEFRVGLSPMSVRVCCDRGHAVFVESGAGIGAGFTDADYIQAGAKIVSNSQDAWNRELVVKVKEPLPVEYPLMQKGQLLFTYLHLAAHRQLTEYLIASGVQAIAYETVELPDQKLPLLTPMSIIAGRLSVQFGARFLERQQGGRGVLLGGVPGVKPGKVVILGGGIVGTEAARIAVGLGAQVQILDVNLERLAYLETIFGSRVEYLYSSSSQIEAVVPDADLLIGAVLVLGRRAPILVSRSLVSKMHPGSVIVDVAVDQGGCVETLRATSHTNPTYIEEGVVHYGVPNMPGAVPWTATQALNNSTLPYVVQLANRGIKALEGNSALAKGLNVQNGRLVHPAVREVFPDLAD comes from the coding sequence ATGGAAATTGGTGTTCCCAAGGAAATCAAGGATCAAGAATTTCGTGTCGGGCTCAGTCCCATGAGCGTTCGGGTATGTTGCGATCGCGGCCATGCAGTCTTTGTGGAGAGTGGTGCTGGTATTGGTGCTGGTTTTACAGATGCCGACTATATTCAAGCTGGGGCGAAGATTGTATCAAACTCTCAGGATGCCTGGAATCGAGAATTGGTGGTAAAGGTTAAAGAACCTTTACCTGTGGAATACCCGCTGATGCAAAAAGGGCAGTTGCTCTTTACATACTTGCATTTGGCGGCGCATCGCCAGCTAACTGAATATTTAATCGCTTCGGGAGTGCAGGCGATCGCTTACGAAACTGTCGAGCTCCCAGATCAAAAATTGCCCCTATTAACCCCGATGAGTATCATTGCAGGCCGCTTGTCTGTGCAGTTCGGAGCTCGGTTTCTCGAACGCCAGCAAGGGGGGCGAGGCGTGCTTTTAGGGGGTGTCCCTGGAGTTAAACCGGGTAAAGTGGTAATTCTCGGTGGCGGTATCGTCGGTACGGAAGCCGCTAGAATTGCCGTAGGTTTGGGCGCTCAGGTACAGATTTTAGATGTAAATTTGGAGCGTTTGGCTTATCTGGAGACTATCTTCGGTTCTAGAGTGGAATACCTCTACAGCAGTTCATCTCAAATTGAGGCTGTTGTTCCTGATGCTGATTTGCTCATTGGTGCGGTATTAGTTTTGGGCCGTCGAGCTCCGATTCTAGTATCTCGCTCTTTGGTCAGCAAGATGCACCCTGGTTCGGTGATTGTCGATGTGGCTGTTGACCAAGGGGGTTGTGTGGAAACTCTGCGAGCGACTTCTCACACTAATCCTACTTACATTGAGGAAGGTGTTGTCCATTATGGTGTCCCGAATATGCCGGGGGCAGTTCCTTGGACGGCTACTCAAGCACTGAATAATAGCACTTTGCCTTATGTTGTCCAACTTGCCAATCGCGGTATTAAAGCTCTCGAAGGTAACTCTGCTTTAGCAAAGGGTTTGAATGTTCAGAATGGTCGTTTGGTGCATCCTGCGGTGCGGGAGGTGTTTCCTGATTTGGCAGATTAG
- a CDS encoding sensor histidine kinase, translating to MFQATRRRLAIWYTAVTAVLLLLFATGFYIYVRTTLIERIDDTLNHVVEVVERSLVIEPVETPPAMSPVVLNGQFQVNVFDSFRDNDVDVEDDHIDLEWFSPTGELLWSTLAEPLDIRLNPNRTGETVYKKTNDSSYILRQVTDRVEVGRQVLGYLRVSHPWFEVTKPIRQLMLDLSLGTGLMVISVAAIGWLLSGLAMEPVRESYQHLKQFTADASHELRNPIATIQTNVQVALAEPDIEPQQQQQLLLIERLTRRLGKLVDDLLFLARQDSGIVQPQLLPVPLDALLMEAIAEQKAIAIAAGINLSLEIVDLDTSEDDFTLCGDWDQLARLFTNLISNALHYTPSGGKVDIELQLPAKGKKPSALNRALQVKIKDTGIGIPPEAIPHLFDRFYRADPARTHRTAAGSGLGLAIAQGIVKNHHGDIRIESELNRGTIVTVILPAYRAEESR from the coding sequence ATGTTTCAAGCTACTCGTCGTCGCCTCGCTATTTGGTATACCGCCGTTACCGCCGTCCTCTTATTACTATTTGCTACAGGTTTCTATATCTACGTTCGTACTACCTTAATTGAACGCATCGACGACACCCTCAACCACGTAGTAGAAGTAGTAGAAAGATCCCTCGTTATCGAACCCGTAGAAACTCCCCCCGCAATGTCTCCCGTAGTTCTCAATGGCCAATTTCAAGTTAATGTTTTTGATAGCTTTCGAGATAATGATGTTGACGTAGAAGACGACCATATCGATCTAGAATGGTTTAGTCCTACAGGGGAATTACTCTGGTCTACTCTCGCTGAACCTCTGGATATTCGCCTCAATCCTAACCGTACTGGTGAGACAGTCTATAAAAAAACAAATGATTCATCTTACATCCTCAGACAGGTGACAGACCGCGTAGAAGTTGGTCGCCAAGTGTTAGGATATTTGCGGGTTAGCCATCCCTGGTTTGAAGTTACTAAACCTATTCGTCAATTGATGCTAGATTTAAGCCTGGGTACTGGTTTAATGGTGATCTCTGTTGCTGCTATTGGCTGGTTATTATCGGGGTTGGCGATGGAACCGGTGCGAGAGTCTTATCAACATCTTAAACAATTTACTGCTGATGCTTCTCACGAACTGAGAAATCCGATCGCAACTATTCAAACTAATGTACAAGTAGCTTTAGCAGAACCAGATATCGAACCTCAACAGCAACAACAGCTACTACTTATAGAAAGGCTGACTCGGAGGTTGGGAAAATTGGTTGATGATTTGCTATTCTTAGCTAGACAAGATAGCGGTATAGTACAGCCGCAATTGCTTCCTGTTCCCTTAGATGCTTTGTTAATGGAGGCGATCGCAGAACAAAAGGCGATCGCGATCGCAGCAGGTATCAACCTCTCACTGGAAATAGTCGATCTGGACACATCTGAGGATGATTTTACGCTCTGTGGTGACTGGGATCAATTAGCTCGTTTGTTCACAAATCTTATCAGTAACGCACTGCATTACACCCCCTCTGGCGGTAAAGTTGACATTGAATTGCAACTTCCAGCCAAAGGCAAGAAGCCCTCAGCTCTCAACAGGGCTTTACAGGTTAAAATTAAAGATACTGGTATTGGGATTCCACCAGAAGCGATACCTCATTTGTTCGATCGCTTCTATCGTGCAGATCCAGCTCGTACTCATCGTACCGCTGCGGGGTCAGGATTGGGATTAGCGATCGCTCAAGGAATTGTAAAAAATCATCACGGCGACATTCGCATTGAAAGCGAACTCAACAGAGGTACGATCGTTACAGTTATCTTACCTGCATACAGAGCCGAAGAATCCCGTTAA
- a CDS encoding transposase, whose amino-acid sequence MIQPKIPQPTISFIDQYCESYQKIFPEVRSYEAFKQIIMGILTPSKRKSLVTLSKIIGLKNSQSLHNFLTQSPWKSEELRTQRLKIIFNWLKEEAIDIIIDETGDPKKGNKTEYVARQYLGRLGKVDNGIVSVNIYGVRRSNHGVWMPEGEEVKQTSWQEFDRILSKGQQQKRYVCEIISGHRNKYTYWYLTTDPETLPVNSTSYVMTNIDKIKYQDVGNIYGERTWIEYGFRQSKSELGWSDFHVTKYNDIAKWWESICCAFLLVSMRAISTQSSELSNLSSCQSELNSYLAEHPDWDFNQGWKSMLNNMQLLLLPLLALKLVKPWLKVFESPLLVSSFNTLISLVNLCANALTGTKLNAFHQFSSA is encoded by the coding sequence ATGATACAGCCCAAAATTCCACAACCTACCATTAGTTTCATCGATCAATATTGTGAGAGTTATCAAAAAATATTTCCAGAAGTTAGAAGCTATGAAGCCTTTAAGCAAATTATTATGGGGATTTTGACACCAAGCAAGAGAAAAAGTTTAGTAACACTCTCTAAAATAATTGGATTAAAAAATAGTCAATCATTGCATAACTTTTTAACACAATCTCCCTGGAAATCGGAAGAATTAAGAACCCAGAGACTAAAAATTATCTTTAACTGGTTAAAAGAAGAAGCAATTGACATTATTATAGATGAGACCGGAGATCCAAAAAAAGGAAATAAAACTGAATATGTAGCTAGACAATATTTAGGAAGGCTAGGAAAAGTAGACAATGGGATTGTAAGTGTCAATATTTATGGAGTTAGAAGAAGTAATCATGGAGTCTGGATGCCAGAGGGGGAGGAAGTTAAACAGACTTCTTGGCAAGAATTTGACCGAATATTAAGTAAAGGTCAACAACAAAAAAGATATGTGTGTGAGATAATATCTGGTCACAGGAATAAATATACTTATTGGTATCTAACAACTGATCCCGAAACATTACCAGTCAATAGTACATCTTATGTAATGACTAATATTGACAAAATTAAATATCAAGATGTAGGCAATATTTATGGAGAAAGAACTTGGATTGAATATGGATTTAGACAAAGCAAATCTGAATTAGGTTGGTCGGACTTTCATGTAACCAAATACAATGATATTGCTAAATGGTGGGAATCTATTTGTTGTGCTTTTCTCTTGGTTAGTATGAGGGCTATTTCAACTCAGTCTTCGGAATTATCTAACTTATCAAGTTGTCAATCTGAACTAAATAGTTATCTAGCTGAACATCCAGACTGGGATTTCAATCAAGGCTGGAAATCAATGCTAAATAATATGCAATTACTATTATTGCCACTATTAGCCCTCAAATTAGTAAAACCTTGGTTGAAGGTTTTTGAATCTCCTCTATTAGTTAGTAGTTTTAATACTTTAATTAGTCTGGTTAATCTCTGTGCTAATGCTTTAACAGGGACTAAATTAAATGCTTTTCACCAATTTTCTTCTGCCTAG
- the ppc gene encoding phosphoenolpyruvate carboxylase produces the protein MSSVLHSSDQAITTKVVSPPVPFATSDLFLRNRLKIVEDLWESVLRQECGQELVDLIQQMRSINGPDRQAPHFLESNVLQLIEKLDLNAAIRAARAFALYFQLINIVEQHYEQRDQQLAYVSGNGASGLAFSRSQGQTSHQYIEENFQSFTAQVQEGNNNLPRDLGTFHHLFPMLRRLNVPSQQIQRLIDNLDIRLVFTAHPTEIVRHTIRTKQRRIAKILQQLDQVEENFDVLGTGSQESPYLVSSWEAQALQGQLMEEIRLWWRTDELHQFKPSVLDEVEYTLHYFEEVLFDAIPQLYQRFKQALHASFPYLNPPKYNFCKFGSWVGSDRDGNPSVTPKITWQTSCYQRHLVLEKYIGAVKKLSELLSLSLHWSDVLPELLESLDRDKLEIQEVYDEWAIRYRQEPYRLKLAYVLKRLENTRDRNWRLYKGDELQREREALSQNPGLVGLYPSGVEFLAELRLIERNLVETGLSCRDLENLICQVEIYGFNLAHLDIRQESSVHSDALSEVAEYLQILPKSYNELSESERSIWLATELQTRRPLIPAELPFSAKTCETIETFRILRQMQQEFGPEICQTYVISMSHDVSDLLEVLLLAKEAGLFDPATGIGSINVVPLFETVEDLTKAPQVMQKLFELPLYRAMLAGGYAIKKDDSLPCSCLQEVMLGYSDSNKDSGFLSSNWEIHKAQKALQRIAEQYNVNLRIFHGRGGSVGRGGGPAYKAILAQPGKSISGRIKITEQGEVLASKYSLPDLALYNLETVTAAVVQASLLHTGFDGIDPWNEIMEELSVRSRSHYRHLIYEEPDLVDFFHQVTPIQEISQLQISSRPARRSGGKKDISTLRAIPWVFSWTQSRFLLPSWYGVGTALQEFLLEKPEEHLKLLQYFYLKWPFFKMVISKVEMTLSKVDLQIAHHYVRELSAPADRQRFEALFEQISTEYHLIRDLVLTITGHERLLDGDPDLQRSVLLRNATIVPLGLLQVALLKRLRQHGVAGVPGVIHSRYSKGELLRGALLTINGIAAGMRNTG, from the coding sequence ATGAGTTCAGTCCTCCACTCGTCAGATCAGGCCATCACTACAAAAGTCGTTTCGCCTCCTGTCCCGTTTGCTACCTCAGACCTGTTTCTGCGTAATCGCCTGAAAATCGTAGAGGACTTGTGGGAGTCAGTGCTGCGACAAGAGTGCGGTCAAGAACTGGTTGATTTAATTCAGCAGATGCGATCGATTAATGGCCCAGATCGTCAGGCTCCTCATTTTCTGGAGTCGAATGTCTTGCAGCTTATCGAAAAGCTTGACCTGAATGCCGCAATTCGTGCGGCTCGCGCTTTTGCTCTCTATTTCCAGCTCATCAATATTGTTGAGCAGCACTACGAACAGCGAGACCAGCAATTAGCTTATGTCAGCGGTAATGGTGCTAGCGGATTGGCTTTTTCGAGGTCGCAGGGTCAAACCAGCCACCAATATATAGAGGAAAATTTTCAAAGCTTTACAGCTCAGGTGCAGGAAGGTAATAATAACTTGCCGAGGGACTTAGGGACTTTCCATCACTTATTCCCGATGTTGCGACGTTTGAACGTGCCTTCTCAACAAATTCAGCGTTTGATTGATAATTTGGACATCCGGCTGGTGTTTACGGCTCACCCGACGGAAATTGTTCGCCACACGATTCGCACTAAGCAGCGGCGGATTGCGAAGATTCTGCAACAGTTGGATCAAGTTGAGGAAAATTTTGATGTTCTGGGTACTGGTAGTCAGGAAAGCCCTTATTTAGTATCTTCCTGGGAAGCGCAAGCGCTGCAAGGGCAACTGATGGAAGAAATTCGCCTGTGGTGGCGCACTGATGAGCTACATCAGTTTAAGCCGAGCGTGCTTGATGAGGTTGAGTATACTCTGCACTACTTTGAGGAAGTGCTCTTTGATGCGATTCCCCAACTGTACCAGCGCTTTAAGCAAGCTTTGCACGCTTCTTTTCCTTATCTGAATCCACCGAAGTACAATTTTTGTAAGTTCGGCTCTTGGGTGGGGTCAGATCGGGATGGCAATCCTTCTGTGACTCCGAAAATTACTTGGCAAACTTCTTGTTATCAGCGACATTTGGTGCTGGAGAAGTATATCGGTGCGGTGAAAAAGCTGAGCGAACTGTTGAGTTTGTCGCTGCACTGGAGCGATGTGCTACCGGAGTTGTTGGAGTCTCTCGATCGCGATAAGTTGGAGATCCAAGAGGTTTACGATGAGTGGGCGATTCGCTACCGTCAGGAACCTTATCGCTTGAAGTTGGCTTATGTACTCAAGCGGTTGGAAAATACGCGCGATCGCAATTGGCGGCTCTACAAGGGTGATGAGTTACAAAGGGAACGGGAAGCTCTTTCCCAGAATCCGGGATTGGTGGGACTTTACCCTTCGGGTGTGGAGTTTTTGGCGGAATTGCGGCTAATTGAGCGCAATTTGGTGGAAACGGGTCTGAGTTGTCGGGACTTGGAAAATCTGATCTGCCAGGTAGAAATTTATGGGTTTAATTTGGCTCATTTGGATATCCGTCAAGAGTCGTCGGTTCATTCTGATGCTCTGTCCGAAGTTGCTGAATATCTGCAAATTCTGCCTAAGTCTTACAATGAATTGTCAGAATCGGAGCGATCGATCTGGCTAGCTACAGAATTGCAAACCCGTCGGCCGTTAATCCCAGCAGAATTGCCTTTTTCTGCGAAAACTTGCGAGACGATTGAGACTTTCCGCATCTTGCGACAAATGCAGCAAGAGTTTGGCCCGGAAATTTGCCAAACTTATGTGATTAGCATGAGCCATGATGTTAGCGACTTGCTAGAGGTTTTGCTCTTAGCTAAAGAGGCGGGACTTTTCGATCCAGCTACGGGTATTGGCAGCATTAATGTGGTTCCTCTGTTTGAAACAGTGGAAGACTTGACAAAAGCGCCGCAAGTGATGCAAAAACTCTTCGAGTTGCCACTCTACCGGGCGATGCTTGCTGGTGGTTATGCTATCAAAAAGGATGATTCTTTGCCTTGCTCTTGTCTGCAAGAGGTGATGCTGGGCTATTCGGATAGTAATAAGGATTCTGGATTTCTTAGTAGTAATTGGGAAATTCATAAAGCTCAGAAGGCTTTGCAGCGAATTGCTGAGCAGTACAATGTGAATTTACGCATTTTTCACGGGCGCGGCGGTTCAGTGGGACGTGGCGGTGGCCCTGCTTATAAGGCGATTTTAGCTCAACCTGGGAAGAGTATTAGTGGCAGAATTAAGATTACTGAACAGGGTGAGGTTTTGGCTTCTAAATACTCGTTGCCTGACTTAGCGCTTTATAATCTGGAAACTGTGACGGCGGCTGTAGTGCAAGCTAGTTTGCTGCACACTGGTTTTGATGGGATTGACCCTTGGAATGAGATTATGGAGGAGTTGTCGGTTAGGTCGCGATCGCACTACCGTCATTTAATCTATGAAGAGCCAGATTTGGTTGATTTCTTCCATCAAGTCACTCCAATTCAAGAAATTAGCCAGTTGCAAATTAGTTCAAGGCCCGCACGCCGTAGCGGAGGCAAGAAAGATATTAGCACTCTGCGGGCAATTCCTTGGGTGTTTAGCTGGACTCAAAGCCGCTTTTTGTTGCCTTCTTGGTACGGAGTAGGTACTGCTTTGCAGGAGTTTTTGCTGGAAAAACCGGAAGAACATTTGAAGCTTTTGCAATATTTCTATCTGAAATGGCCGTTTTTTAAGATGGTGATTTCTAAGGTGGAAATGACTTTATCTAAGGTAGATTTGCAAATTGCTCACCACTATGTTCGGGAGTTATCAGCACCCGCAGATAGGCAACGATTTGAGGCTCTATTTGAGCAAATTTCGACTGAATATCACTTGATTCGCGATCTAGTTTTGACTATTACTGGTCATGAGCGTTTGCTAGATGGAGACCCAGATTTGCAGCGTTCTGTCTTGTTACGGAATGCTACGATTGTGCCTTTAGGTTTGTTGCAAGTGGCTTTATTGAAGCGGTTACGGCAGCATGGTGTGGCAGGGGTTCCTGGGGTGATTCACTCGCGTTATAGCAAGGGTGAATTGTTGCGAGGAGCTTTGTTAACTATTAATGGTATTGCTGCTGGAATGCGGAATACGGGCTAA